The following are encoded together in the Candidatus Tumulicola sp. genome:
- a CDS encoding NAD(P)H-dependent oxidoreductase subunit E gives MNGTTDFAALRARLQPQCETIIGRYEEKRSALLMLMHLFQEAQGYVSQDAIEAVSDMLSITPAETEGTVSFYTLLYRKPVGRYMLQPCRGLACAINGADDVMAYFRERLGVGHLETTSDGVFSYEEVECLAACDRASCMQVNLEFVYDLTPDKIEAMLDSMRAGTYGVAPASQTAAPARTWRLRADDQVSTGRKSPGAQGVESPNNAGGVGDKSGIIMLDRIVAGDSDFFRGTRERAVTDSKRVVDVVEREEAGERAGH, from the coding sequence GTGAACGGCACGACGGATTTCGCCGCGCTACGCGCCCGTCTGCAGCCGCAGTGCGAGACCATCATCGGTCGGTACGAAGAAAAACGCTCGGCGTTGCTGATGCTCATGCATCTCTTTCAAGAAGCACAAGGCTACGTCAGCCAGGACGCGATCGAAGCGGTGTCGGACATGCTGTCGATTACGCCGGCCGAAACCGAGGGCACGGTATCGTTCTACACGCTGTTGTATCGCAAACCGGTCGGCCGGTATATGCTGCAGCCATGCCGCGGCCTAGCATGCGCGATCAACGGCGCGGACGACGTCATGGCATACTTCCGCGAACGTCTCGGTGTCGGTCATTTAGAAACGACCTCGGACGGTGTGTTCTCGTACGAAGAAGTCGAATGTTTGGCGGCCTGCGATCGAGCGTCGTGCATGCAAGTAAATCTCGAGTTCGTGTACGATCTGACGCCAGACAAGATCGAGGCGATGCTCGATTCGATGCGCGCCGGAACCTACGGCGTCGCGCCTGCCTCGCAGACCGCAGCGCCCGCTCGCACCTGGCGCCTGCGTGCCGACGACCAAGTGTCGACGGGTCGCAAGTCGCCGGGAGCGCAAGGCGTCGAGAGCCCGAACAACGCGGGCGGCGTTGGTGACAAGAGCGGCATCATTATGCTGGATCGGATCGTCGCGGGCGATTCCGATTTTTTCCGCGGAACTCGCGAACGCGCGGTTACGGATTCGAAGCGCGTGGTCGATGTCGTCGAACGGGAAGAAGCGGGCGAACGTGCCGGTCACTAA
- a CDS encoding carboxypeptidase regulatory-like domain-containing protein — MRYFVLGALLLFSLGDGCSSSPGVVGVQDYGQVTGRVLDAMTNRPISAALVSVGSLYTASADARGAFTLTKVPAGDQTVTARAPGYTPATADITIEKDKGASIGYIRLVPLIHPAGLPTLAPPATPTPKTSPSTAPTEAPAPGVAPTPGGEPNPAAAPPSSATPSPSPSGSTSS, encoded by the coding sequence ATGCGTTATTTCGTTTTGGGAGCGTTGCTGCTATTCTCGCTCGGTGACGGCTGCTCGTCGTCCCCGGGAGTTGTCGGCGTGCAAGATTACGGCCAGGTAACCGGCCGAGTGCTCGATGCGATGACGAACCGTCCGATTTCGGCCGCGCTGGTTTCGGTCGGCTCGTTGTACACTGCGTCGGCCGACGCGCGCGGCGCGTTCACGTTAACGAAGGTGCCGGCAGGCGATCAGACGGTTACGGCTCGGGCCCCGGGCTACACCCCGGCGACGGCGGACATTACGATCGAGAAAGATAAGGGCGCCTCGATCGGTTACATCCGGCTCGTTCCGCTGATCCATCCGGCCGGGTTGCCGACCCTAGCGCCGCCTGCCACGCCGACGCCGAAGACCTCCCCGAGTACGGCACCGACCGAGGCTCCGGCACCTGGCGTCGCACCTACGCCGGGCGGCGAACCCAATCCGGCGGCCGCACCGCCGTCGTCCGCAACGCCGTCGCCTTCGCCCTCGGGCTCAACGAGCAGCTAG
- the nuoF gene encoding NADH-quinone oxidoreductase subunit NuoF → MPVTKVLTAGIGEADLRDISVYRDRGGYKQWERAVRELKPSDVLDLAERSGLRGRGGAGFPTGKKWSFLPTDQNVRYLVCNSDEAEPGTFKDHMLIEEAPHLVLEGMLLGSYGIACHHAYIYIRGEFKRGYEIFSAAVEEARAAGMLGSNIFGTGFDLEVTVHRGAGAYICGEETGLLNSLEGKRGEPRLKPPFPAIAGLYGKPTVVNNVETLAYLVPILERGAEWFAAVGTERSKGYKIVSVSGHVQKPGNYEVALGTTVREIIDIAGGLRAGRSFMAVQPGGGSSACIFEEHLDLPYDYENMAKAGSMLGSGAFVVFDDTTDFVKAAYNLVRFFAHESCGQCTPCREGGHWLERVLERLVHSEGVPGDIDMLLRVSSTITGLNLCALGDSIEPFLKSVIVQFPEQFASRVSGVPQPVTA, encoded by the coding sequence GTGCCGGTCACTAAAGTATTGACCGCCGGCATCGGCGAGGCCGACCTCCGGGACATCTCCGTCTATCGCGATCGCGGCGGGTACAAGCAATGGGAGCGCGCGGTGCGCGAACTCAAGCCGTCCGACGTGCTGGATCTGGCGGAACGTTCCGGACTACGCGGGCGCGGCGGGGCCGGTTTTCCGACGGGAAAGAAGTGGTCGTTCCTTCCGACCGACCAAAACGTCCGGTACTTGGTGTGTAACAGCGACGAAGCCGAACCCGGCACGTTCAAAGATCACATGCTGATCGAAGAAGCGCCGCACTTGGTGCTCGAAGGCATGTTGCTCGGTTCGTATGGCATCGCGTGCCATCACGCGTACATCTATATTCGCGGCGAGTTCAAGCGCGGATACGAGATTTTCTCGGCAGCAGTCGAAGAAGCGCGCGCTGCCGGCATGCTCGGTTCGAATATTTTCGGCACCGGCTTCGACCTCGAAGTCACGGTACATCGGGGCGCCGGCGCCTATATCTGCGGCGAAGAAACCGGTCTGCTCAACTCGCTGGAGGGTAAGCGCGGCGAGCCGCGGCTCAAACCACCCTTTCCGGCCATCGCCGGCTTATACGGTAAGCCCACCGTCGTCAACAACGTCGAAACGCTCGCCTACCTCGTGCCGATCCTCGAACGCGGGGCCGAGTGGTTCGCTGCGGTCGGCACCGAGCGCAGCAAAGGTTACAAAATCGTGTCCGTTTCGGGTCACGTGCAAAAGCCCGGCAACTACGAAGTCGCGCTCGGAACGACCGTACGAGAAATTATCGATATCGCCGGAGGATTGCGCGCGGGTCGCTCGTTCATGGCGGTTCAACCCGGCGGCGGTTCGTCGGCGTGCATTTTTGAGGAGCATCTCGATCTGCCATACGATTACGAAAACATGGCCAAGGCCGGGTCGATGCTGGGGTCGGGCGCGTTCGTCGTTTTCGACGATACGACTGACTTTGTGAAAGCCGCGTATAATTTGGTGCGATTTTTCGCGCACGAATCGTGCGGCCAATGCACGCCCTGTCGCGAAGGCGGACACTGGCTCGAGCGGGTATTGGAGCGCTTGGTGCATAGCGAGGGCGTTCCCGGCGATATCGACATGCTGCTGCGAGTATCGTCGACGATCACCGGTTTGAATTTGTGCGCGTTGGGCGATTCGATCGAGCCGTTCCTCAAATCGGTCATCGTTCAGTTTCCCGAGCAATTTGCGTCG
- a CDS encoding ABC transporter substrate-binding protein: MRSRWLFVLVVVVLSACAGRMQSAPALGTTRARIVALAPFVADDLYTIGAGGNLVAVSAFTDDPRARALPRVADASSIDAERIVALHPDVAVGIRSQARQTQALQHAGVRIVLLDDDGYETIFSNLRTIGALCGRRAQADEKVAGLRRTTAELHAQTHAFRRAPSVFVVLGNAPIWTAGNRSYVATLIALAGGTNAASDLPAAYAQYSSEALMRAQPAIIVADPMVHLDAALGTVPWSRLQAVRARRVYTVQPPDILMRPGPQYNDGIRWLIDRLKPIAS; the protein is encoded by the coding sequence ATGCGATCGCGTTGGCTTTTCGTACTCGTCGTTGTTGTTTTGTCCGCTTGCGCCGGCCGCATGCAGTCGGCACCGGCACTCGGCACGACGCGCGCGCGTATCGTCGCGTTGGCACCGTTCGTCGCAGACGATTTATACACGATCGGCGCCGGCGGCAATCTCGTTGCCGTTTCGGCCTTTACCGACGATCCGCGCGCGAGGGCGTTGCCGCGCGTGGCCGATGCGTCGTCGATCGATGCCGAGCGCATCGTCGCCCTCCATCCCGACGTCGCGGTCGGAATTCGTTCGCAGGCGCGACAAACGCAGGCGTTGCAGCACGCCGGCGTTCGCATCGTGCTCTTGGACGACGACGGCTACGAGACGATCTTTAGCAACCTGCGCACGATCGGCGCGCTGTGCGGCCGGCGCGCGCAAGCGGATGAAAAGGTGGCCGGCCTCCGTCGTACGACGGCCGAACTGCACGCCCAAACGCACGCGTTTCGCCGCGCTCCGTCGGTGTTCGTCGTGCTGGGCAACGCGCCGATCTGGACGGCCGGCAATCGGTCGTACGTCGCGACGCTCATCGCGCTGGCCGGCGGTACCAACGCGGCATCCGATTTACCCGCGGCGTACGCGCAGTATAGTTCCGAAGCGCTGATGCGCGCGCAGCCCGCAATCATCGTTGCCGATCCGATGGTGCATCTGGATGCGGCGCTCGGTACGGTTCCATGGAGCCGGTTGCAAGCGGTGCGCGCGCGACGCGTCTACACCGTGCAGCCGCCCGATATTCTGATGCGTCCGGGTCCGCAATACAACGATGGCATTCGCTGGCTGATCGATCGCCTGAAACCGATCGCATCATGA
- a CDS encoding serine protease, translated as MTLRSLALLASLALCACTRNSDDALVASVRAIEPSVVLLTMKIPPEHKKDKYDEAFATGFVIASGPWGSDVLTVAHAVQGAWDLHVTSGNRKRIPATVIATNDDKDVALLRTRQPNLPVVKLGTSGNLHPYVGRQVGLLGYPVPDEFEDEDLGLATSLSSGLLSSVRKDAIEVTAAVIPGDSGGPVFIADSGEIVGLADSRFDDEPSIGFAVPIDDARAFLHRVDRVHGF; from the coding sequence TTGACGCTGCGATCCCTCGCCCTGCTCGCTTCGTTGGCGCTGTGCGCCTGTACGCGCAACTCGGACGACGCGTTGGTTGCGTCCGTGCGTGCGATCGAACCGTCGGTGGTGCTGCTCACGATGAAGATTCCGCCCGAGCATAAGAAAGACAAATACGACGAAGCATTCGCCACCGGATTCGTCATCGCATCGGGACCGTGGGGCAGCGACGTACTGACGGTTGCGCACGCGGTGCAAGGCGCGTGGGACTTGCACGTTACGAGCGGCAATCGCAAGCGGATCCCGGCTACCGTCATTGCAACCAACGACGACAAAGACGTCGCACTGCTGCGTACGCGCCAGCCGAATTTGCCGGTCGTCAAGCTGGGTACATCCGGCAATCTGCACCCGTACGTCGGACGCCAGGTCGGACTGCTGGGATATCCCGTGCCGGATGAATTCGAAGATGAAGATCTCGGGCTCGCGACCTCGTTAAGTTCGGGATTGCTTTCGTCGGTTCGAAAGGATGCGATCGAGGTAACCGCGGCGGTTATTCCGGGAGACAGCGGCGGCCCGGTTTTTATCGCCGACAGCGGTGAGATCGTCGGTCTGGCGGATTCGCGTTTCGACGATGAACCCAGCATCGGGTTTGCGGTTCCGATCGACGATGCGCGTGCGTTTCTGCACCGCGTCGATCGGGTGCACGGCTTCTAG
- a CDS encoding NADH-quinone oxidoreductase subunit A: protein MNPYVPVAIFLCVALAAALMFTILPGLLGRRKPNPQKSEAYECGVEPTSAVAGRFPVRFYLVAMLFVIFDVEAASFYPWAVLMHQLRVFGLLEMAVFIVVLAIGYAYVWKKGGFVWR, encoded by the coding sequence ATGAATCCGTACGTCCCGGTCGCGATCTTCCTCTGCGTCGCGCTTGCAGCGGCGCTGATGTTTACCATACTGCCGGGACTGCTGGGCCGTCGTAAGCCGAATCCGCAAAAATCGGAAGCGTACGAATGTGGCGTCGAGCCCACCTCGGCCGTCGCGGGGCGCTTTCCGGTGCGGTTTTATTTGGTTGCGATGCTGTTCGTCATCTTCGATGTCGAGGCTGCGTCGTTTTATCCGTGGGCCGTCCTGATGCACCAGCTGCGTGTCTTCGGGTTGCTCGAGATGGCCGTGTTCATCGTGGTGTTGGCAATCGGCTACGCCTACGTATGGAAGAAGGGCGGCTTCGTATGGCGGTGA
- the nuoD gene encoding NADH dehydrogenase (quinone) subunit D produces the protein MSLSTQVLTPEIVSQEGNAMVLSMGPQHPSTHGVLQIVLEIEGESVVKAEPEIGYLHTGIEKTAENLFWSQAQTVIERMDYLAPESNSLCYALAVEKLLGISDRIPQRALDIRVMVMELTRIASHCVWLGTHGIDLGAISVFFYCFDLRENILDMSEASGGARMHPNYVRVGGLNGDLPAGFNDEFDAFLTKFPGRMRDLRGLLQANPIFQDRTIGIGILSPEEALQWNVTGPSLRGSGIAYDVRKAFPYTGYETYDFDVPVRDEGDAYARFLVRLDEMEQSHRILKQVRERLNQPGPVMIDDPKVAGPPKETIALSMEALIHHFKVVSEGFRVPPGDVYQAVESPRGELGYYVVSNGENRPYRIRTRPPSMYNLQSVKSLAPGNLIADLVVILGSLDPVFGEVDR, from the coding sequence GTGAGCCTTTCCACCCAGGTGCTAACGCCGGAAATAGTTTCGCAAGAAGGCAACGCGATGGTGTTGTCGATGGGGCCACAGCATCCATCGACTCACGGCGTTTTGCAAATCGTTCTCGAGATCGAGGGCGAGAGCGTTGTGAAGGCCGAGCCGGAGATCGGCTACCTGCACACCGGCATAGAGAAGACGGCCGAAAATCTCTTCTGGTCGCAAGCCCAAACCGTCATCGAGCGCATGGATTACCTCGCGCCCGAGTCTAACTCGTTGTGCTACGCGCTTGCCGTCGAAAAGCTGCTGGGTATCAGCGATCGCATACCGCAGCGCGCGCTCGACATCCGCGTGATGGTTATGGAGCTGACGCGCATCGCGTCGCATTGCGTCTGGCTCGGAACGCACGGCATCGATCTCGGAGCAATTTCCGTGTTTTTCTATTGCTTCGATTTGCGCGAGAACATTCTCGACATGTCCGAAGCGTCGGGCGGCGCGCGCATGCATCCAAACTACGTTCGCGTGGGTGGCCTTAACGGCGATCTGCCGGCCGGATTCAACGACGAATTCGACGCGTTTCTCACCAAATTCCCCGGGCGCATGCGCGATCTGCGCGGCCTGCTGCAGGCCAATCCGATCTTTCAAGATCGCACCATCGGCATCGGAATACTCTCGCCCGAAGAAGCGCTGCAATGGAACGTCACCGGCCCGAGCCTGCGCGGCAGCGGCATCGCCTACGACGTGCGTAAGGCATTTCCGTACACCGGTTACGAAACGTACGATTTCGACGTTCCGGTACGCGACGAAGGCGACGCCTACGCGCGCTTTCTCGTGCGTCTCGACGAAATGGAGCAGTCGCATCGCATCCTCAAACAGGTACGCGAGCGCCTAAACCAACCCGGTCCCGTGATGATCGACGATCCAAAGGTTGCCGGGCCGCCCAAAGAGACGATTGCGTTGTCGATGGAAGCCTTGATCCACCACTTCAAGGTCGTCAGCGAAGGGTTCCGGGTGCCGCCGGGTGACGTGTATCAGGCCGTCGAGTCGCCGCGCGGAGAGCTCGGCTATTACGTCGTGAGCAACGGAGAAAACCGCCCGTATCGTATCCGCACGCGGCCGCCGAGCATGTACAATTTGCAATCGGTCAAGAGCTTGGCCCCGGGCAATCTGATTGCCGATCTGGTCGTGATCCTCGGTTCGCTCGACCCGGTCTTCGGCGAGGTCGACCGGTGA
- the hflX gene encoding GTPase HflX has translation MSTRAIVVAVDLQDVRRPLEPELEEFEALAAASGATVIERIVQKRDAVDPATMIGSGKVLEIAERAKELGAGLLLSFNDLRPRQRKNLEAKIALPIVDRTMLILDVFSQHARSREGKLQVELAQLRYRQSNLIGIGADLSRLGGGIGTRGPGETKLEVDRRRIGERVATLERQLADVRRQRDLRRSSHRSESLISLVGYTNAGKSSLLNALTRSDALVADRPFATLDPTVRRAYLGDGRYARVADTVGFITDLPKDLVNAFRATLEELTDADLLVHVIDASNSDWPRQRAAVDALLEELELNRKPQLHVFNKCDRESAQPPPGELCISARTGEGVDRLRDVIRERLG, from the coding sequence ATGAGTACGCGAGCGATCGTGGTCGCCGTCGATCTGCAGGATGTGCGCCGGCCGTTAGAACCCGAGCTGGAAGAGTTCGAAGCGTTGGCGGCCGCATCGGGTGCGACCGTGATCGAACGCATCGTGCAAAAACGCGATGCCGTCGACCCCGCGACGATGATCGGCAGCGGCAAAGTTCTGGAAATCGCCGAACGTGCTAAGGAGTTAGGGGCCGGACTTTTGTTGAGTTTCAACGATTTGCGGCCGCGCCAGCGTAAAAATCTCGAGGCGAAGATCGCATTGCCCATCGTCGACAGAACGATGCTGATTCTCGACGTGTTCTCGCAACACGCGCGAAGCCGCGAAGGTAAGCTGCAGGTCGAACTGGCGCAACTGCGCTATCGCCAATCGAACCTGATCGGTATCGGTGCGGATCTTTCCCGGTTGGGTGGCGGCATCGGAACTCGCGGGCCGGGTGAAACCAAACTCGAAGTCGATCGCCGGCGCATCGGCGAACGCGTTGCAACGCTCGAACGCCAGTTAGCCGACGTTCGGCGCCAACGCGATCTGCGGCGTTCGTCGCATCGCAGCGAGTCGCTGATTTCGCTGGTCGGCTATACTAACGCCGGCAAGTCTTCGCTGCTCAACGCGCTCACACGCAGCGACGCATTGGTAGCCGATCGACCGTTCGCGACCCTCGATCCCACGGTGCGCCGCGCGTATCTCGGCGATGGCCGGTATGCACGCGTCGCCGACACCGTTGGCTTCATCACCGATCTTCCCAAGGATTTGGTGAACGCGTTTCGCGCGACGCTCGAAGAATTGACGGATGCCGATTTGCTGGTCCACGTGATCGACGCGAGCAACTCAGATTGGCCGCGCCAGCGAGCGGCGGTCGACGCGCTTCTGGAAGAACTGGAACTGAACCGGAAACCGCAACTGCACGTGTTCAACAAATGCGATCGTGAGAGCGCACAGCCGCCGCCGGGTGAGTTGTGCATCAGCGCCCGTACGGGAGAAGGCGTCGATCGATTGCGCGACGTCATACGCGAACGTCTCGGTTGA
- a CDS encoding NADH-quinone oxidoreductase subunit B family protein — translation MAVSPGQFLLARVDEVARWAQSSSVWPLTMGLACCAIEMMTVTSAEYDIARLGSEVFRSSPRQADLMIVSGRVAWKMAPVVKRLYDQMADPKWVISMGACASSGGIFDNYAVVQGIDTIVPVDVYVPGCPPTPDGLLYAVNLIQQQIREGGRGGILARS, via the coding sequence ATGGCGGTGAGTCCCGGCCAGTTTCTGCTCGCGCGTGTCGATGAAGTTGCACGCTGGGCGCAGAGCTCGTCGGTGTGGCCCTTGACCATGGGGCTCGCATGTTGTGCCATTGAGATGATGACCGTCACTTCGGCCGAGTACGACATCGCGCGGCTGGGTTCTGAGGTCTTTCGCAGTTCGCCGCGCCAGGCCGACTTGATGATTGTGTCCGGCCGTGTCGCCTGGAAAATGGCGCCCGTCGTAAAGCGTTTGTACGACCAGATGGCCGACCCGAAGTGGGTGATCTCGATGGGCGCGTGTGCTAGCTCCGGCGGCATCTTCGATAATTACGCGGTCGTTCAGGGCATCGATACCATCGTGCCGGTCGACGTGTACGTGCCGGGCTGTCCGCCGACACCGGACGGTCTCTTATACGCGGTCAACTTGATCCAGCAGCAGATCCGTGAAGGCGGTCGCGGCGGGATCCTGGCCCGGTCGTAA
- a CDS encoding Na+/H+ antiporter — protein sequence MTDALLLVTFLSIVVVLSILARRLNIPYPISFVIGGVGLAFARNLPHPHLDPEIILLVVLPPLLYSAAWSTDSLELRRNWRPISLLAFGLVIFTTVVVAVVVHAVVPGFGWPIAFTLGAIVSPPDAVAAEAIFERLSIPRRISAIILGECLVNDATALVLYRFAVAATVLGTFSLVRAGISFLVVAIGGVVVGLASALILEAILRYMRKRGFDDPTTASIVSLLAPYAAYLPAEEFHFSGVLAAVTAGVVLSWRSRHFIDSESRLLNSGVWRVLTYVLNAFAFLLIGLQLPAILLELEPHVRDYALYGALVAFLVIAIRLVWVFPATYLPRLFSARVRARDPSPPWQAVTLIGWSGMRGIVSLAAALALPYTFGDQLFPERSVVIFFTVCVVFVTLVLQGLTLGPLIERLGMTESSRGHGRENRLRIVALEAGMAQLRTHMRDHTGGPEMEVGGRLIEEYRHRIDVLRGKAQREDDEAAVESQIDHRLQCLALEGERTAITRLRESGEIPDEIFRSIEYDLDLAALRLN from the coding sequence ATGACCGACGCGCTGCTGCTCGTAACGTTTCTCAGCATCGTCGTCGTGTTGAGCATCCTCGCGAGGCGGCTCAACATTCCGTATCCGATCTCGTTCGTGATCGGAGGCGTCGGTTTGGCGTTCGCGCGCAATTTACCGCATCCGCATCTCGACCCCGAGATCATCCTGCTGGTGGTACTACCGCCGCTATTGTATTCCGCAGCGTGGTCGACGGATTCATTGGAGTTGCGGCGCAACTGGCGGCCGATCTCGTTGCTGGCCTTCGGCCTCGTCATCTTTACGACGGTCGTCGTCGCCGTGGTCGTGCATGCGGTCGTTCCGGGTTTTGGTTGGCCGATCGCCTTTACTCTTGGGGCGATCGTGTCGCCGCCCGATGCGGTCGCAGCCGAAGCAATCTTCGAGCGTCTCTCGATCCCGCGCCGGATTTCGGCCATCATCTTAGGCGAGTGCCTGGTCAACGACGCGACCGCGCTGGTTCTGTACCGCTTTGCGGTGGCTGCGACAGTGCTCGGCACGTTTTCGCTGGTGCGCGCCGGCATCTCGTTCTTGGTGGTCGCGATCGGCGGTGTGGTCGTCGGGTTGGCCAGCGCGCTCATACTCGAAGCGATTTTGCGCTACATGCGCAAACGCGGCTTCGACGATCCGACGACCGCCAGCATCGTCTCGCTACTGGCACCCTACGCGGCCTATCTACCGGCAGAAGAGTTTCACTTCTCGGGCGTCTTGGCTGCGGTGACGGCCGGCGTCGTATTGAGTTGGCGGTCTCGGCATTTCATCGATTCCGAATCGCGCTTGCTCAACTCCGGCGTGTGGCGCGTGCTAACGTACGTGCTGAACGCGTTCGCGTTTCTGCTCATCGGCCTGCAACTGCCGGCAATTCTGCTGGAATTAGAGCCGCACGTGCGCGACTATGCGCTGTACGGCGCGCTCGTGGCGTTTTTAGTAATCGCCATCAGGCTGGTATGGGTGTTTCCCGCGACGTATCTGCCGCGCTTGTTCAGCGCGCGCGTTCGCGCGAGAGATCCGTCGCCGCCATGGCAGGCGGTCACCCTGATCGGATGGTCGGGAATGCGCGGCATCGTGTCGCTGGCCGCCGCTTTGGCCTTGCCGTACACGTTCGGGGATCAGCTTTTCCCCGAGCGCAGCGTGGTGATTTTCTTTACCGTCTGCGTTGTGTTCGTCACGCTCGTGCTGCAAGGGCTCACGCTCGGCCCGCTGATCGAGCGCTTGGGGATGACCGAGTCCAGCCGCGGTCACGGCCGCGAAAACCGCCTGCGCATCGTTGCGCTCGAAGCGGGAATGGCCCAGTTACGCACGCACATGCGCGATCATACCGGTGGCCCGGAGATGGAAGTCGGCGGCCGGCTCATCGAAGAGTATCGTCATCGCATCGACGTCTTGCGGGGTAAGGCGCAGCGCGAGGACGACGAGGCTGCAGTCGAGTCGCAAATCGATCACCGCCTGCAATGCTTGGCACTCGAAGGCGAGCGGACGGCTATCACACGACTTCGCGAGAGTGGCGAGATTCCGGACGAGATCTTTCGGTCGATCGAGTACGACCTCGATCTCGCCGCCCTGCGACTAAACTAG
- a CDS encoding potassium channel family protein, translating into MAYEIIALLLGGIIILTTLNDVFQTAIVPRAVGRRLRMSYYVWRGAWNVWPSLAWNVAGGDAERREDLLALFAPAMLMLLPIMWGLFLIVGFGTIFWSLRYGLSPRGGNFGDTAYFAGTSLTTLGFGDIVGRSGIARFVSIVAASTGLGLFSIITAYLFSLFGSFQARETFVVMLGARTGVPPSGVDLLTIAGHGGTRSNLPTLMIEAQRWIAQVMESHLAYPVLAYFRSSHDYQSWIGTLGTLLDSATLVMTTIEAVDDGQARVLYDLGRHATHDLAGHLGVEWKGTAPGLEQAEFERACTHLRDAGYRIDDAEAAWSRFSSLRGAYAPQLDALARFFAIPPLQWIGDRSPLSRPH; encoded by the coding sequence GTGGCGTACGAGATTATCGCGTTGCTGCTGGGCGGCATCATCATTCTTACGACGCTCAACGACGTCTTTCAAACGGCGATCGTACCGCGCGCCGTCGGCCGTCGTTTGCGCATGAGTTATTACGTGTGGCGCGGGGCCTGGAACGTGTGGCCGTCGCTCGCATGGAACGTCGCCGGAGGCGATGCCGAGCGGCGTGAAGATTTGCTCGCGCTATTCGCGCCGGCCATGTTGATGCTGCTGCCGATCATGTGGGGGCTGTTCCTGATCGTTGGGTTCGGAACGATTTTTTGGAGTTTGCGATACGGGTTGTCGCCGCGCGGAGGGAACTTCGGCGACACCGCCTATTTTGCCGGTACGTCGCTAACCACGCTCGGATTCGGCGACATCGTCGGACGCTCGGGCATTGCGCGATTTGTTTCGATCGTCGCGGCGTCGACCGGCCTCGGCCTGTTTTCGATCATCACCGCATACTTGTTTTCACTCTTCGGCTCGTTTCAGGCGCGCGAAACATTCGTCGTGATGCTGGGTGCTCGCACCGGCGTACCACCGAGCGGCGTCGACCTGCTAACCATCGCCGGCCACGGCGGTACGAGAAGCAATCTCCCGACGCTCATGATCGAGGCACAGCGCTGGATCGCGCAAGTCATGGAAAGCCATCTGGCCTATCCGGTGCTGGCATATTTCCGATCGAGCCACGACTACCAGTCCTGGATCGGAACCCTTGGAACGCTGCTGGATTCTGCAACGCTCGTAATGACCACGATCGAAGCGGTCGACGACGGTCAGGCGCGGGTACTCTACGACCTCGGCCGCCATGCCACACACGATCTCGCCGGGCACTTAGGTGTCGAGTGGAAAGGTACCGCCCCCGGCCTGGAGCAGGCCGAGTTCGAGCGCGCCTGCACGCACCTGCGCGACGCGGGTTACCGGATTGACGACGCGGAGGCGGCGTGGAGTCGATTCTCTTCGCTGCGCGGCGCGTACGCACCGCAACTCGACGCCCTCGCCCGCTTCTTCGCGATCCCACCGCTGCAGTGGATCGGCGACCGCAGTCCGCTATCGCGGCCGCACTAG
- a CDS encoding NADH-quinone oxidoreductase subunit C: MPSTQTPPLAGAALDPTALRPDIDDAVIERVEIAALRARLEALKADGYAMLLDLGAVDYLGRTPRFDVVYHLLRLAPQRATPETIGKPQRVRILCGVPDDEPHLPSVMDLWKSADWAEREVFDLFGIVFDGHRDLRRIQMPYTWEGHPLRKDYPVRGAAAERSPRPAFALKSNVQAGTPPSGETLAALQDQVKRAREGNAT; this comes from the coding sequence ATGCCGAGCACGCAAACGCCGCCCCTCGCAGGAGCCGCGCTCGATCCGACGGCGCTCCGTCCGGATATCGATGACGCCGTCATCGAACGAGTAGAAATCGCCGCGCTGCGCGCTCGCCTCGAAGCGCTCAAAGCCGATGGCTATGCGATGCTGCTCGACCTCGGGGCCGTCGATTATTTGGGACGCACGCCGCGGTTCGACGTGGTCTATCATCTGTTGCGTCTCGCTCCGCAGCGCGCGACGCCCGAAACGATCGGTAAACCGCAACGCGTTCGCATCCTCTGTGGCGTGCCCGATGACGAGCCGCACCTTCCATCCGTGATGGACTTATGGAAGTCGGCCGACTGGGCCGAGCGCGAAGTATTCGATCTCTTTGGGATCGTGTTCGACGGTCATCGTGATTTGCGGCGCATTCAAATGCCGTACACGTGGGAGGGCCATCCACTGCGCAAGGACTACCCGGTTCGCGGTGCGGCGGCCGAACGCTCTCCGCGTCCCGCGTTCGCGTTAAAGAGCAACGTGCAAGCCGGAACGCCGCCGTCGGGTGAAACGCTTGCGGCGTTGCAAGATCAAGTGAAGCGCGCCCGCGAGGGGAACGCAACGTGA